A genome region from Chloroherpetonaceae bacterium includes the following:
- a CDS encoding NADH-quinone oxidoreductase subunit D has protein sequence MVLNMGPQHPSTHGVLRVELITDGEIVVKATPYIGYLHRCFEKHAEALEYQMTIPYTDRMDYLSAMNNEWVYCMAVEKLLKIEVPRRIEFMRVIVAELNRIASHIVAIGTYGLDIGAFTPFLHTFHDREHIMNLLEWLCGARMLYNYIWIGGVSHDFPPKFKERVAEFLKYYKPRVDEMNKLLTENELFVQRTRGIGVLPADVAINYGCSGPMLRGSGVKWDLRKNVPYSIYPELEFDVVVPKGDRSVIGDCLSRHLVRCYEIYESIKIIEQCLDMMPEEPGFDPHKAVPKRIKPPAGEVIARGENPRGELAYYIISDGKGVKPFRVKVRAPSFSNLSVLPELAKGNLISDVVAILGSIDIVLGDVDR, from the coding sequence ATGGTGCTGAATATGGGGCCGCAGCATCCCTCAACGCACGGCGTGTTGCGCGTAGAGTTGATTACCGACGGTGAGATTGTCGTTAAAGCCACGCCCTACATCGGGTATCTGCATCGCTGCTTTGAAAAACACGCTGAAGCACTGGAATACCAAATGACCATACCTTACACCGACCGAATGGACTACCTGTCGGCGATGAATAACGAGTGGGTGTATTGTATGGCAGTGGAAAAGCTCCTCAAAATTGAGGTGCCACGCCGCATTGAATTTATGCGCGTAATCGTAGCTGAGCTCAATCGAATCGCCTCACATATCGTTGCTATTGGCACCTACGGATTGGACATCGGCGCCTTTACGCCCTTCCTACATACCTTCCATGACCGAGAGCACATTATGAACCTTTTGGAATGGCTCTGCGGTGCACGGATGCTCTATAACTACATCTGGATTGGAGGAGTGTCGCATGACTTTCCACCAAAGTTCAAAGAGCGAGTGGCTGAATTTCTCAAATACTACAAGCCACGCGTCGATGAGATGAATAAGCTCCTGACGGAAAACGAGCTGTTTGTGCAACGCACACGCGGCATTGGTGTGTTGCCAGCAGATGTAGCGATTAACTACGGTTGCTCCGGCCCGATGCTACGTGGCTCGGGCGTCAAGTGGGACTTGCGTAAAAATGTGCCTTACTCGATTTACCCAGAGCTGGAGTTTGATGTAGTGGTGCCAAAGGGTGACCGAAGCGTCATCGGCGACTGCCTCTCACGTCACCTTGTGCGCTGCTATGAAATTTATGAGAGTATCAAAATTATTGAGCAGTGCCTTGATATGATGCCTGAAGAGCCGGGCTTCGACCCTCACAAGGCTGTGCCGAAGCGCATTAAACCACCAGCGGGCGAAGTCATTGCACGTGGAGAAAACCCACGCGGAGAGCTGGCTTACTACATCATCTCCGATGGCAAGGGCGTCAAGCCTTTCCGTGTCAAGGTGCGTGCCCCATCATTCAGTAACCTTTCCGTGCTGCCTGAGCTGGCGAAGGGAAACCTGATTTCTGATGTGGTAGCCATCTTGGGAAGTATTGACATTGTGCTTGGAGATGTGGATCGATAA
- a CDS encoding NADH-quinone oxidoreductase subunit I, translated as MSSYFGTIKRGAETVLGGLKITIEHFARATKRRDRLSAQDDNYFKQPLGLVTIQYPSEAIPTPPFSRYRLHNDSADCIACDQCARACPVQCITIKSFKATPDDLEELGTTSDGSKKKLWLEQFDIDMAKCMYCGYCTYPCPTECLTMTPVHDFSEFDRSNFIYHFGVLTKAKAAEKRAKLAKYEEEEKAKKAAAPKAAGASAARTPLAARAAAAKAESGTESAAPAAETPAADAPKPAPKLSPMMAAKLAAKKAEAGETAAPAAPEAKAAESATSPAPDAPKPAPKLSPMMQKKLAEAEAKRKASEGGESNAQ; from the coding sequence ATGAGCAGTTACTTCGGAACGATAAAACGCGGGGCAGAAACAGTTTTAGGAGGGCTCAAAATTACGATTGAGCACTTTGCACGCGCAACGAAGCGTCGCGACCGCCTGTCGGCGCAAGACGACAACTACTTCAAGCAGCCACTGGGTCTTGTGACGATTCAGTATCCTAGCGAGGCAATTCCAACGCCACCGTTCTCACGCTATCGCTTGCACAACGACTCAGCAGATTGCATCGCTTGCGACCAGTGCGCCCGTGCTTGCCCTGTGCAATGTATTACTATCAAATCGTTCAAAGCGACGCCAGACGACCTTGAAGAGTTGGGCACGACGTCGGACGGGAGCAAAAAAAAGCTCTGGCTGGAGCAATTTGACATTGATATGGCAAAGTGTATGTATTGTGGCTACTGCACTTACCCGTGCCCAACAGAGTGCCTCACCATGACACCTGTGCACGACTTCTCAGAATTTGACCGCAGCAACTTCATCTACCACTTCGGGGTGCTGACCAAAGCCAAAGCTGCAGAAAAGCGTGCAAAGCTGGCAAAGTATGAAGAAGAGGAGAAGGCGAAGAAAGCCGCTGCGCCGAAAGCAGCGGGAGCAAGTGCCGCCAGAACACCGCTGGCTGCTAGAGCTGCTGCAGCAAAAGCAGAGTCGGGCACTGAAAGCGCAGCGCCAGCAGCAGAAACACCAGCAGCCGACGCACCAAAGCCTGCACCGAAACTTTCACCAATGATGGCTGCCAAATTAGCGGCAAAGAAAGCCGAAGCAGGTGAAACTGCAGCACCAGCTGCCCCTGAAGCAAAAGCAGCCGAGAGCGCAACTTCGCCTGCACCGGATGCGCCGAAACCAGCACCAAAGCTGTCGCCAATGATGCAGAAAAAATTGGCAGAAGCTGAGGCGAAGCGCAAAGCAAGTGAAGGTGGCGAAAGCAATGCGCAGTAA
- the nuoK gene encoding NADH-quinone oxidoreductase subunit NuoK, whose product MPEIGLSHYLVLSAILFSLGLFGVMTRKNAVVALMGVELILNAANLNLIAFSKYTGTMNGIMFSIFVIVLAAAEAAIALAIVLNIYATFRTVDLSEIDTMRE is encoded by the coding sequence ATGCCTGAAATTGGACTCAGTCACTATCTCGTGCTCTCGGCGATTCTGTTTTCACTGGGACTATTCGGCGTAATGACACGCAAGAATGCAGTGGTCGCCTTGATGGGCGTGGAGCTGATTTTAAACGCTGCAAACTTGAATCTCATCGCTTTCTCTAAATACACTGGCACGATGAATGGCATTATGTTCAGCATTTTTGTCATCGTGCTGGCAGCGGCGGAAGCTGCAATTGCGCTCGCAATTGTGCTGAATATCTATGCAACCTTCCGCACTGTGGATTTAAGTGAAATTGACACAATGCGCGAGTAG
- a CDS encoding NADH-quinone oxidoreductase subunit C — MQPKPLTIDEIAAIVRDKFGDVISDPVKTPTAEFFTITDLEYLQAVMYFLREDDRLKFNYLYCLSGVDNADGTLSVVYHLESLGIHGHRLEVKAHCTVEKPEIPSVSEIWRTADWHEREAYDLLGIKFIGHNDLRRILCPEDWEGHPLRKDYKVAEYYHGIRVPY; from the coding sequence ATGCAACCAAAACCCTTGACGATAGACGAGATTGCAGCCATCGTGCGTGACAAGTTTGGCGATGTCATCTCCGACCCCGTCAAAACACCGACAGCTGAATTTTTCACTATCACGGACCTCGAATACCTGCAAGCCGTAATGTATTTCCTCCGAGAAGACGATCGCCTAAAATTTAACTACCTATACTGCCTCTCAGGCGTGGATAATGCAGATGGCACGCTCTCTGTTGTCTATCATCTTGAATCGTTGGGTATTCACGGGCACCGTCTTGAAGTGAAAGCCCACTGCACTGTTGAGAAGCCAGAGATTCCATCGGTATCTGAAATCTGGCGCACAGCAGATTGGCATGAGCGAGAAGCCTACGACCTTTTAGGCATTAAATTCATTGGGCACAACGATCTGCGTCGCATTCTTTGCCCAGAGGATTGGGAAGGGCATCCACTGCGCAAAGACTACAAGGTTGCAGAGTACTATCACGGCATTCGAGTGCCTTACTAA
- a CDS encoding YncE family protein — translation MHVLPKKPFVAGVTVGLLSLVLATCRPMPTEPAPSAPAITRGIYVLNEGLFQRNNSTLTFYSLDSNKATTDFFELINRRTLGDTGNDLLMLRDKLYVLVNVSSKIEVLDARSGRALATIPLFNSNVARQPREMLLVGGRLFVTCFDGTVCVIDTARLVVTSVIRVGRHPEGLAFQNGKIYVANSGGLDFPNYDSTVSVIDPISLREIKRIPLRINPGAVVADKEGDVYVISRGNYQDVPSRLMIIDSRTDQVKATLPFEIDRICLKGDTAYIARRNTISLFDTRLERIVRENFIDASNFRLLYAIEVDESTGDLYGCDAINYVVRGEVICFDREGRRKFSFQAGINPSSIAFLR, via the coding sequence ATGCATGTCTTACCTAAAAAGCCATTCGTGGCAGGGGTAACTGTGGGTCTATTATCGCTTGTCTTAGCGACTTGCCGACCTATGCCGACTGAACCTGCGCCGTCTGCACCTGCCATCACACGCGGCATCTATGTGCTGAATGAAGGACTCTTCCAACGCAATAATTCCACGCTCACGTTTTACTCACTGGATTCTAACAAAGCGACCACCGACTTTTTTGAGCTAATTAATCGCCGCACGCTGGGTGACACGGGCAACGACCTTCTTATGCTGCGCGATAAGCTCTATGTGCTGGTGAATGTCTCCAGCAAGATTGAAGTCTTAGATGCACGCAGCGGTCGCGCCCTTGCAACAATTCCACTCTTCAATAGCAATGTAGCCCGTCAGCCCCGTGAAATGCTGCTGGTTGGCGGAAGGCTCTTTGTAACATGCTTTGATGGCACGGTTTGTGTGATTGACACCGCGCGGCTTGTGGTAACCAGTGTGATTCGCGTAGGGCGGCACCCCGAAGGTCTTGCGTTTCAAAATGGCAAAATCTATGTCGCCAACTCAGGGGGCTTGGATTTTCCAAATTACGACAGCACAGTTTCCGTCATTGACCCAATTTCGCTACGAGAAATAAAGCGTATTCCGTTGCGTATCAATCCGGGCGCAGTGGTCGCCGATAAAGAAGGCGATGTGTATGTGATTTCACGTGGCAACTACCAAGATGTGCCCTCCCGCCTAATGATTATTGATAGTCGCACAGACCAAGTCAAAGCAACCTTACCCTTTGAAATTGACCGCATCTGTCTCAAAGGCGATACAGCCTACATTGCGCGGCGCAATACGATTTCGCTCTTCGACACACGCTTAGAGCGCATTGTTCGGGAAAACTTCATAGATGCATCCAACTTCCGCCTGCTCTATGCGATTGAAGTCGACGAGAGCACAGGCGACCTCTACGGCTGCGATGCGATTAACTACGTCGTGCGTGGCGAAGTCATCTGCTTTGACCGTGAAGGGCGGCGCAAGTTTTCATTTCAAGCAGGGATTAACCCATCAAGCATCGCGTTTTTGCGATGA
- a CDS encoding NADH-quinone oxidoreductase subunit J, protein MQDLTYQVIFYLFATIIVVSGVFVVFSKNIIYSAFSLLFTLFGVAAMYVFLNADFIAVTQVVVYVGGILVLLLFGVMLTNKITQEKLRTDVLNFVPGLVVMLSILAAILYAFLYRAKWVETTPRTGSVVELIGYETMSNYVLPFEIVSILLLVALMGAAYIARPDRTKITEMIRRLEN, encoded by the coding sequence ATGCAAGACTTAACCTATCAAGTGATTTTTTACCTCTTTGCGACAATCATAGTGGTATCAGGTGTGTTTGTAGTGTTCTCAAAAAATATCATTTACTCAGCGTTTTCCTTGCTCTTTACACTCTTTGGCGTAGCGGCGATGTATGTGTTTCTGAATGCGGATTTCATTGCTGTTACGCAAGTGGTGGTGTATGTGGGCGGCATTTTGGTGCTACTGCTCTTTGGCGTGATGCTGACAAATAAAATCACGCAGGAGAAGTTGCGTACTGATGTGCTCAACTTTGTGCCCGGGCTGGTGGTCATGCTCAGCATCTTGGCAGCGATTCTTTATGCCTTTCTCTATCGTGCAAAATGGGTGGAAACCACACCGCGTACAGGTTCAGTCGTCGAGCTAATTGGCTACGAGACAATGTCAAACTATGTCTTGCCCTTTGAAATTGTCTCTATTCTTTTGCTAGTGGCACTAATGGGAGCAGCCTACATTGCGCGTCCCGACCGCACAAAGATTACCGAAATGATCCGTCGTTTGGAAAATTAA
- a CDS encoding 4a-hydroxytetrahydrobiopterin dehydratase — protein sequence MKTPLLSDAEIQARLATLKGWTVNGKVLEKKFSFPYQKGELSPFMKGLLLVERIAALAEAADHHPDITLTYPAVTVQLTTHDSGGLTEKDFKLAAQIDAIT from the coding sequence ATGAAAACGCCACTTCTCTCGGACGCCGAAATTCAAGCACGTCTTGCTACGCTCAAAGGCTGGACGGTCAATGGAAAAGTGCTTGAAAAGAAATTTTCCTTTCCCTATCAAAAGGGTGAGCTTAGCCCATTTATGAAAGGCTTACTCTTAGTGGAGCGCATTGCTGCGCTTGCCGAAGCAGCAGACCATCACCCTGACATTACGCTCACCTATCCAGCCGTAACTGTGCAACTTACCACACATGACTCTGGGGGACTAACGGAAAAGGACTTTAAGCTCGCTGCACAAATTGATGCCATCACATAG
- a CDS encoding T9SS type A sorting domain-containing protein, with protein MNKRVMLTLLLIVTLVSHLWAQAQPQRLLFAIRGFGSSTSPQPTQALTLINLTTGVVRDSIAAIGPIANVIRVRNNRLYIVNSGANFNGTANSIQIINIPDIINNVTPLPITTVRIPDGRNPYDLVFLNDSKAYITNFLDSAVTIFNAANNTLSGLIRIIPGQQNAFIVGSKLYVARSVDSRTFAPDSTVFVINTVADTVLGRIRVRPNPQGITPDRLGRLHVVCTGFFGARSPDSLGFVTVINPANDQVVGTLAVGGNPSSVVINSENVGILSTGTLYNASLLSTLTRTAPAGTLGFGDTLFVVRTTPGGNRRLVLFNARTLDSLTQFTLGSTQPYLSLTPVTLRPDGVASADRNAARPMKFELFQNYPNPFNPTTMIGYSLPVASEVSLKVYDMLGREVATLVSGRQAAGEYQVSFTATGLSSGIYFYRLQAGNFVETKKMMLVK; from the coding sequence ATGAACAAACGAGTAATGCTCACGCTGCTGCTCATCGTCACCTTAGTCAGCCATCTTTGGGCACAGGCACAACCGCAGCGGCTACTTTTTGCGATTCGTGGCTTTGGTAGCTCAACAAGTCCGCAGCCTACGCAAGCGCTTACGTTGATTAACCTCACGACAGGTGTCGTGCGCGATAGCATTGCAGCTATCGGTCCAATTGCAAATGTGATTAGGGTGCGCAACAATCGGCTCTACATTGTCAACTCTGGCGCAAACTTCAACGGCACAGCAAACTCCATTCAAATCATCAACATTCCAGACATCATCAACAATGTTACGCCGCTGCCAATCACAACGGTACGAATTCCAGACGGTCGCAACCCATATGACCTTGTATTTCTGAACGATAGCAAAGCTTACATCACCAACTTTTTAGATAGTGCTGTAACTATTTTCAACGCAGCAAACAATACGCTCAGTGGTTTAATACGAATTATTCCCGGGCAGCAAAATGCGTTCATTGTTGGAAGTAAGCTCTATGTGGCGCGCTCAGTAGACTCACGCACCTTTGCGCCTGATAGCACGGTGTTTGTCATCAATACGGTGGCAGATACGGTGTTAGGGCGGATTCGTGTGCGTCCTAATCCGCAAGGCATCACGCCCGATAGACTGGGGCGCTTGCACGTGGTGTGCACAGGCTTTTTTGGGGCACGCAGCCCTGATAGTCTGGGCTTTGTAACCGTCATTAATCCAGCAAACGACCAAGTGGTCGGCACACTGGCAGTGGGTGGAAATCCCAGCAGCGTGGTGATTAACTCTGAAAATGTGGGCATTTTAAGTACGGGCACGCTGTACAATGCTTCGCTTCTCTCCACGCTAACACGCACCGCACCGGCGGGCACACTGGGCTTTGGCGATACGCTGTTTGTCGTAAGAACCACCCCGGGCGGAAACCGCAGGCTGGTGCTTTTTAATGCGCGCACCTTAGATAGCCTCACGCAATTTACCTTAGGTTCAACGCAACCGTATCTCTCGCTGACGCCTGTAACGCTTCGACCAGATGGCGTGGCTTCAGCGGACCGCAATGCAGCGCGCCCAATGAAGTTTGAGCTTTTCCAGAACTATCCAAACCCATTTAACCCAACGACAATGATTGGCTACAGCCTGCCTGTGGCAAGTGAGGTCAGTCTCAAGGTCTATGATATGTTAGGCAGAGAAGTGGCCACACTGGTCAGTGGTCGGCAAGCTGCAGGGGAGTATCAAGTGTCCTTCACGGCGACAGGTCTCTCAAGCGGCATCTACTTCTACCGCTTGCAAGCAGGCAACTTTGTGGAGACAAAGAAGATGATGCTAGTGAAATAA
- the nuoB gene encoding NADH-quinone oxidoreductase subunit NuoB produces the protein MGLLDAKFEKGGVVISKVEDLLNWSRLSSMWPMSFGLACCAIEMMATNASNYDLERFGIFPRSSPRQSDVMIVAGTVTFKMAERVKRLYEQMTEPRYVLSMGSCANCGGPYWEHGYHVVKGVDRIIPVDVYVPGCPPRPEALIGGLMKIQELIREEEFGGKREDAKKRLAAKSAPAEEVIMMQHPYLAGSAGQAKKEKEVEEAETAA, from the coding sequence ATGGGTCTCTTAGATGCGAAGTTTGAAAAAGGAGGCGTCGTGATTAGCAAGGTAGAAGACTTGCTCAATTGGTCGCGCCTCTCATCCATGTGGCCGATGTCATTTGGTTTAGCGTGCTGTGCAATTGAGATGATGGCAACCAATGCGTCGAACTATGACCTTGAGCGGTTTGGCATCTTTCCACGCTCATCGCCACGGCAGTCCGATGTGATGATTGTGGCTGGAACGGTTACCTTCAAGATGGCAGAGCGTGTCAAGCGACTCTATGAGCAGATGACTGAGCCACGCTATGTGCTTTCAATGGGCAGTTGCGCCAACTGCGGCGGTCCATACTGGGAGCATGGCTACCATGTCGTAAAGGGAGTCGATCGCATCATTCCAGTCGATGTGTATGTGCCTGGCTGCCCGCCTCGCCCAGAAGCCTTGATTGGTGGGCTGATGAAAATTCAAGAGCTGATTCGTGAGGAGGAATTCGGCGGCAAGCGTGAAGATGCAAAGAAGCGCCTTGCTGCAAAGTCAGCACCTGCTGAAGAGGTGATTATGATGCAGCACCCCTACTTAGCAGGCTCAGCAGGGCAAGCAAAGAAAGAAAAAGAGGTGGAAGAAGCCGAGACAGCCGCGTAG
- a CDS encoding Uma2 family endonuclease, with protein sequence METQTISQYELERGKPVPRFKHALVQGNLIAALSSHRDRYSILPELDLELNGKPFVPDICVYPKRTVNWTAEEGPMTEPPLLSIEIISQSQTIDELIRRAEAYLAAGTKAAWVVVPSTQTIFVLKPNAKIEAYTKGIIRDNATGIEINVEEVFRS encoded by the coding sequence ATGGAGACGCAAACGATTTCGCAATATGAATTGGAAAGAGGAAAACCTGTGCCACGCTTCAAACACGCGCTCGTTCAAGGTAACTTAATCGCCGCGCTCTCTTCGCATAGAGACCGTTATAGCATCTTGCCAGAATTGGATCTTGAGCTAAATGGCAAGCCCTTTGTGCCCGATATCTGCGTCTATCCAAAACGCACAGTGAATTGGACAGCCGAAGAAGGCCCAATGACCGAACCCCCTCTGCTTTCTATTGAAATTATTTCCCAAAGTCAAACCATTGATGAGCTTATCCGTCGTGCAGAAGCCTATCTGGCAGCGGGCACGAAGGCTGCTTGGGTCGTGGTGCCCTCGACGCAAACGATTTTTGTGCTGAAGCCGAATGCGAAAATTGAAGCCTATACGAAAGGCATCATCAGAGACAATGCCACTGGTATTGAAATCAATGTGGAAGAGGTCTTTCGCTCGTAA
- a CDS encoding NADH-quinone oxidoreductase subunit A — MDAQLSEFGKVFLFLLVGVVFVVLGFFTSRLIRPHRPNPEKLTSYECGEEPVGTAWVQFNIRFYVVALIFIIFDVELLFLFPWATVFKNIGALALIEALIFVGVLAIGLAFAWAKGDLEWVVPKPYTPEMPKKKFEMPPKKATPKAEAETV; from the coding sequence ATGGACGCACAGCTCTCAGAGTTTGGAAAGGTGTTCCTCTTCCTTCTGGTTGGGGTAGTCTTTGTGGTCTTGGGCTTCTTTACCTCTCGCCTAATTCGCCCACACCGACCAAATCCCGAGAAACTGACTTCCTACGAGTGTGGCGAAGAGCCAGTAGGAACGGCGTGGGTGCAGTTTAACATTCGTTTCTACGTAGTGGCGCTCATCTTTATCATCTTTGATGTAGAGCTGCTGTTTCTCTTCCCGTGGGCGACAGTTTTCAAGAATATCGGGGCCTTAGCGCTGATTGAAGCTTTGATTTTCGTGGGAGTATTGGCAATAGGCTTAGCCTTTGCATGGGCTAAAGGCGACCTTGAATGGGTGGTACCAAAGCCTTACACGCCCGAGATGCCAAAGAAGAAGTTCGAGATGCCACCCAAAAAAGCTACGCCGAAAGCCGAAGCTGAAACGGTTTAA
- a CDS encoding T9SS type A sorting domain-containing protein, with protein MKGIAKTIVALGLASLWLVNVAVGQFADSVVSVRFGPNFNAGFGPDNPHFPRCVLGRPDSTARPCAPTADPRELLSLGDGGEITLFFRRPIVNREGPDFTVFENAFYVGCDTNRVFAETAIVSVSRDGVNFVEFPFSVVDTLPINSPRRYRGLAGVTPTNGAASPFRPGPPLVSGQLSPFSGGDSFDLSVVGLDTVHFVRITDAGSRVNDGGILAQSFDLDAVVAIHQAGASSVAERVAQVKSFELFQNYPNPFNPTTTIAYQLPVASEVSLKVFDALGREVATLASGRQEAGRYAVAFNASGLASGLYFYRLQAGRFVETKKMTLVK; from the coding sequence ATGAAAGGCATAGCAAAAACCATAGTCGCCTTGGGGCTTGCAAGTCTTTGGCTGGTAAATGTGGCAGTAGGACAGTTTGCTGATAGTGTGGTGTCGGTGCGGTTTGGACCAAATTTCAATGCGGGGTTCGGCCCAGACAATCCGCATTTTCCACGATGCGTGCTTGGGCGGCCAGATTCTACTGCAAGACCCTGCGCCCCAACCGCAGACCCACGCGAGTTGCTGTCTCTGGGCGATGGCGGCGAGATTACGCTGTTTTTCCGCCGACCGATTGTCAATCGTGAAGGACCTGATTTCACCGTGTTTGAAAATGCGTTTTATGTTGGCTGCGATACGAATCGGGTCTTTGCGGAAACTGCCATCGTCAGCGTGAGCCGCGATGGGGTGAATTTTGTGGAGTTTCCGTTCAGCGTGGTGGATACCTTGCCGATTAATTCGCCACGCCGATATCGAGGCTTAGCGGGCGTAACGCCAACCAACGGCGCTGCAAGTCCATTCCGCCCGGGACCGCCGCTCGTTTCGGGGCAACTTTCACCTTTCAGCGGCGGTGATTCGTTTGATTTGTCGGTGGTGGGGCTGGATACCGTCCACTTTGTGCGCATTACTGACGCAGGCAGTCGCGTAAATGATGGCGGCATTTTGGCGCAATCCTTTGACCTTGATGCGGTGGTTGCCATTCACCAAGCGGGAGCAAGTTCAGTAGCAGAACGAGTGGCACAAGTAAAGTCGTTTGAATTGTTCCAGAACTATCCGAATCCGTTCAATCCGACAACGACGATTGCCTATCAGTTGCCTGTGGCAAGCGAAGTGAGTTTGAAGGTGTTTGACGCATTGGGCAGAGAAGTGGCGACGCTGGCGAGCGGTCGGCAAGAGGCAGGGCGGTATGCGGTTGCGTTCAACGCCAGCGGATTGGCATCAGGACTTTACTTCTACCGTTTGCAAGCAGGCAGGTTTGTAGAGACCAAGAAAATGACGCTGGTGAAGTAA
- the nuoH gene encoding NADH-quinone oxidoreductase subunit NuoH produces MLSFLIASSNLIAEPAVAASPPVASVELNQWSNALAELGLPGLLLIPAIPLVFIAVYALYAGVYGERKVSAFIQDRIGPNETGKWGLLQTIADILKLIQKEDVVPAAADKVLYVLGPIIVFVGAFAAYAVLPFGPAFIGADLNVGVFYAVSIVSVEAVGILMCGWGSNNKWSLFGAVRSVAQIVSYEIPAGLAILTGVMMAGTLSMHGITLAQSGIQPDGTNNGLGFLNFFIFQSPVAWIAFIVYFIASLAECNRAPFDIPEAESELVSGYFTEYGGMKFAMIFLAEYASMFMVSVIISTLFLGGWNSPLPNIGPVLLNEWTNGPIWGVFWIMLKGLFFIFVQMWVRWTLPRFRVDQLMYLCWKVLTPFAMAALVITAFWEMYVRNPVKF; encoded by the coding sequence ATGCTAAGCTTTCTTATTGCTTCGTCAAATCTGATAGCAGAGCCTGCAGTGGCGGCATCGCCTCCAGTAGCATCGGTGGAGTTGAACCAGTGGAGCAACGCTTTAGCTGAACTGGGATTGCCGGGCTTGCTGCTCATTCCCGCAATTCCACTGGTTTTCATTGCTGTCTATGCGCTGTATGCGGGCGTGTATGGCGAGCGGAAAGTGTCAGCGTTTATTCAAGACCGTATCGGCCCCAATGAGACAGGCAAGTGGGGACTGCTGCAGACGATTGCCGATATCTTGAAGCTAATCCAGAAAGAAGATGTGGTGCCGGCTGCAGCCGACAAAGTGCTGTATGTGCTGGGGCCAATCATTGTCTTCGTAGGGGCATTTGCTGCCTATGCGGTGCTACCATTTGGACCTGCATTTATTGGTGCAGATTTGAATGTCGGTGTGTTTTATGCAGTGTCCATAGTCTCTGTAGAAGCGGTTGGAATCCTGATGTGTGGTTGGGGCTCTAACAACAAGTGGTCGCTGTTCGGAGCAGTGCGCAGCGTAGCGCAAATTGTAAGCTATGAAATCCCAGCAGGACTAGCCATCCTTACGGGCGTGATGATGGCTGGCACGCTCTCTATGCACGGCATCACGCTGGCACAAAGCGGCATTCAGCCTGACGGCACAAACAACGGCTTGGGCTTCTTAAACTTCTTCATTTTCCAATCGCCAGTAGCGTGGATTGCGTTCATTGTGTATTTCATTGCGTCGCTGGCAGAATGTAACCGCGCCCCCTTTGACATTCCTGAAGCTGAATCAGAGCTGGTCTCCGGCTACTTTACCGAATATGGGGGAATGAAATTCGCAATGATTTTCCTTGCCGAATACGCCAGTATGTTTATGGTCAGCGTGATTATCTCCACGCTCTTTCTGGGCGGCTGGAATTCACCGCTGCCAAACATCGGCCCTGTGTTGCTCAATGAGTGGACAAATGGACCGATTTGGGGTGTCTTTTGGATTATGCTCAAGGGCTTGTTCTTCATCTTCGTGCAGATGTGGGTGCGTTGGACGCTACCACGCTTCCGAGTTGACCAACTGATGTATCTCTGCTGGAAAGTGCTCACGCCATTTGCCATGGCAGCGCTCGTCATTACAGCGTTCTGGGAGATGTATGTGCGTAACCCTGTAAAGTTCTAA